The genome window ATCCTCATCTTCGTAAGATTAATAACCGACTAAAAGTAGTGTGAATTTTTATGCCATCGTTACAAGATCAATTAAGTCGTCTGGTTTACTCAACTGAGGGCGGAGATACCTGTTCAGATTGTCGTCAACCAAAGAGCGAATGCCAGTGCCAAGATTTGGCGGATGACCAGCGCCTGGCAAGTTTAGATGGAATTGTACGTATCCGCCGAGAAACGTCAGGCCGAAAAGGGAAAGGGGTTACCACTATTACTGGGGTGCCCGTGGCAGAGGCTCAGTTAAAAAAATTAACTAAGCAGCTAAAACAGCAATGTGGTACTGGCGGGTCACTCAAGGATGGCGTTATAGAAATCCAAGGTGATCATCGGGAGAAAATTAAAGGGCTGTTAGAAACACAGGGATTTACTGTAAAACTGGCAGGAGGCTAGTAGATTGAGTAAAAGGGACTGTAAACAATGTCGTCAATTACGCTGGGTTGCTATGTTTTTCTGCATTGTAGCCGTGGTTATTTTGATGATGCTAGGGAAAAGCCAAGCGGGTATTTATAAATATACTGATGCAAATGGTAAAAAAGTTTATGTAGGCAGTTTGAGTCAAGTCCCTCAAGCTTATCGTGATCAAATAGTCGAGCAGGTACCTACGGATGCAGTGAGTAATGTGTCGCAGTTTTCTGATAAAAATCGTTCTGCAGGCTCATTACTAAAGAAAAACAGAGATGAGCGTCGAATGTTAAGGGCGCTAGAGCAAATGGAAACTCCAGTTAAAATTGCTAACAACCAAGTGCTGGTTCCGGTGACTGTGACATATCATGGCTACTCTGCTCAAGTGACAATGCTGATGGATACAGGGGCTAGCGGTACGGTTTTTCATCATGATGCCCTAGAGAAGTTAGAACCGAAAAAGCAGGAAGCAGGCTATGCCCGTGTGGCGGGTGGTGGCATTATTAAGTTAAGTACCATAGCGTTCGATAGTATTAAAATAGGCCCGTATAAAGCGCGTAATTTAAACGCTTATGTGATGCAGAATAAGAATGTAGGCGGTGGGTTTGATGGATTATTGGGGATGGACTTTTTAATGAATGTTGAATACGAATTGGACAAGGCTCGGCAAGTTATTATTTGGAACCCCAAAAAATACCACCAACTTAAGAAATCAATAACAGAGGTATCAGAGTTAAACGATACCTCTGCTAAAAAGTAGCAAATATCAAAAACAGCTCTAGCTAGATCTAAAAACTGGCAGCGGCCTCACGCTCAGCTAATTTAAGATCGAGTGTTGCTTTCAAAAGTTTGAATAATCGAATAGACGCATCAATCTCGTCTTTGCGGTTGGTTAAGCTTTCGATATTTAGGCCTAATGGAACACCCAATGGTAAGCAGGCTTCAACAATTTGCTCTAAGCTGTTGCGGCATATTTTGATAGATTCCGATAAAGGGCTATGAGCATTCATGATCCGTATTTTGGTCGCTTCTGGTACTGAAATACCCAGCCATTCCATAAACTCAAGTGTTTTTAAACTACCGCAAGGCGTAAACGTTAATACAATTCGCTTAGGCTCAATCTGCTTGTCACGGCATTCAACGGCATATCGTGAAAGGAGGTCGATAGTGGCTTGAGCGTTATATACCGCTTGAGTGACAAAAAAATCGCAACCTTGCTCACTCTTGGTCATGAGGCGGTGGTGTTCGTCGCCTTTGTTTGCATGACGTTCAGCTATTGTTACGCCTCCAAGGTTAAAGTCGAGTGGGCTTTCTTTTAACGTGCTGTATGCATCGTTCAGTGAAAGTTTCACCTGGCCAGTGGAAGAGGGCGAGCCAACCATAACAATGTCACGAATACCGTACTGATCCCAAGCTTCGTTCAACCATTGATTAAAATCGGCCTTGTCTCGTTGAGAAACGCTTTTGTAGGTAATTACTGGGTGGCCTGATTTTTCGCGAATAAGTTTTGAGTATTCGCGAGGATCATGTGTTTCCATATAAGGAAATGGGCGCGGCTTATCAATCCGGCTACTCTCATCTTGAATGTCGTATACAATTAAGCCATCAATATCTAACGCCGAGAGCCGTTCTAGTAACTTATCAGCAATTTCATCTACGCGCTCAACTGACGTATTACTCCGAGGAGGGGTGGTACCTACGAAGTAGACACCGCGGTTGTGGTCAGCAAAACGTGTTTCTAGTAACGAGCTCATAATCTAACTTCTTGATCAATTTGGGGTAATTGGTTGCTATTCTAACAGTGAAGTCTATTCATGTGATTGAAGTTTGATATGAAATCTTTAGGAGTTAAGTTGAGTTTCCTTAATAAAGCAGCATGATGTTACTTCATAGTAACGAAGTAGGCAGGTAATGAA of Neptunomonas phycophila contains these proteins:
- a CDS encoding methylenetetrahydrofolate reductase codes for the protein MSSLLETRFADHNRGVYFVGTTPPRSNTSVERVDEIADKLLERLSALDIDGLIVYDIQDESSRIDKPRPFPYMETHDPREYSKLIREKSGHPVITYKSVSQRDKADFNQWLNEAWDQYGIRDIVMVGSPSSTGQVKLSLNDAYSTLKESPLDFNLGGVTIAERHANKGDEHHRLMTKSEQGCDFFVTQAVYNAQATIDLLSRYAVECRDKQIEPKRIVLTFTPCGSLKTLEFMEWLGISVPEATKIRIMNAHSPLSESIKICRNSLEQIVEACLPLGVPLGLNIESLTNRKDEIDASIRLFKLLKATLDLKLAEREAAASF
- a CDS encoding translation initiation factor Sui1, with protein sequence MPSLQDQLSRLVYSTEGGDTCSDCRQPKSECQCQDLADDQRLASLDGIVRIRRETSGRKGKGVTTITGVPVAEAQLKKLTKQLKQQCGTGGSLKDGVIEIQGDHREKIKGLLETQGFTVKLAGG
- a CDS encoding aspartyl protease family protein, translating into MSKRDCKQCRQLRWVAMFFCIVAVVILMMLGKSQAGIYKYTDANGKKVYVGSLSQVPQAYRDQIVEQVPTDAVSNVSQFSDKNRSAGSLLKKNRDERRMLRALEQMETPVKIANNQVLVPVTVTYHGYSAQVTMLMDTGASGTVFHHDALEKLEPKKQEAGYARVAGGGIIKLSTIAFDSIKIGPYKARNLNAYVMQNKNVGGGFDGLLGMDFLMNVEYELDKARQVIIWNPKKYHQLKKSITEVSELNDTSAKK